The proteins below are encoded in one region of bacterium:
- a CDS encoding PIG-L family deacetylase — MTTEKKLHLLVIGAHIGDAEVTAGGVVCKYTRAGHRATFLHLTPGEKGNPKMNHLEYKQQRLAETRRSAEKMGAEVMVFDYADGELPVNNEVKLKICDAVRQLKPDIVITHWHGSFHRDHRNCHVNAMEGVFWAALPGIVRALPPHCITALYYAENWEDPYDYQPDLWIDISEVYDQWMAALREHALFRGEVASFDYLQYYSGLTAMRGAEVGYKRAQTFALPPISRKRGLPFFPVDEPVLVF; from the coding sequence ATGACAACAGAAAAAAAACTGCATCTCCTCGTCATTGGCGCGCATATTGGTGATGCCGAGGTTACGGCGGGCGGCGTGGTGTGCAAATACACGCGCGCCGGCCACCGCGCCACGTTTCTGCATTTGACGCCGGGAGAAAAAGGCAATCCCAAAATGAATCACCTGGAATACAAACAACAACGCCTTGCCGAGACCCGGCGCTCGGCAGAGAAAATGGGCGCGGAGGTAATGGTTTTCGATTATGCCGATGGCGAGCTGCCGGTCAATAATGAGGTGAAATTAAAAATCTGCGATGCAGTCCGCCAGCTCAAACCCGATATCGTCATTACGCATTGGCACGGCAGCTTTCATCGCGATCACCGCAATTGCCACGTCAATGCGATGGAAGGCGTGTTTTGGGCGGCGCTGCCGGGAATCGTGCGTGCGCTGCCGCCGCATTGCATCACCGCGCTGTATTACGCGGAGAATTGGGAAGACCCATACGACTATCAGCCCGATTTGTGGATCGACATCAGCGAGGTATACGATCAATGGATGGCGGCCCTGCGCGAGCATGCCCTCTTCCGCGGCGAAGTCGCCAGTTTCGACTATCTTCAATACTACAGCGGCCTGACGGCCATGCGCGGCGCCGAGGTCGGATACAAGCGCGCGCAGACGTTCGCGCTGCCGCCGATCTCACGCAAACGCGGCTTGCCGTTCTTTCCGGTGGATGAGCCGGTACTGGTGTTCTGA
- a CDS encoding GNAT family N-acetyltransferase, giving the protein MSPSFSIRTMQGHDLRSIVALWNKCLPRDPINLGRFLNTFLVEVNYDPVSGEGCYVAVKDDQIIGFIRAIIRRVPNDRLGFEEHDGWISVLFVDADHQRRGIGTALLHKAERFLQQNKRRRVWVCGNTGSAPGYVFPGVDQQAYAPALAFFKRHGYVADHEPVSMSGSIVDFDEEKYRREAYSAGQEVVIEELTPERVPPFLAFLSEHFKGDWNAAARYKLGTGRLAEILIAVLNQEVVGYCQWEGEHFGPFGVREDIRGMKIGAKLFCEAVVRIRQADGRTVWFNWADEGAARFYRRFGLSETRKFAILKKDF; this is encoded by the coding sequence ATGAGCCCCTCATTTTCCATCCGCACCATGCAGGGTCACGACCTTCGCAGCATCGTTGCCCTGTGGAACAAATGCCTGCCGCGTGATCCCATCAATCTTGGGCGTTTCCTCAACACCTTCTTGGTTGAGGTGAATTATGATCCGGTCAGCGGCGAAGGCTGTTACGTGGCGGTCAAAGATGATCAGATCATCGGTTTCATTCGCGCCATTATCCGCCGCGTTCCCAACGACAGACTCGGCTTCGAAGAGCATGACGGCTGGATTTCCGTGCTTTTTGTGGACGCCGATCATCAACGCCGGGGCATCGGCACGGCGCTTCTGCACAAGGCAGAGCGCTTTCTCCAGCAGAACAAACGCCGCCGGGTTTGGGTGTGCGGCAATACCGGCTCGGCGCCGGGCTATGTTTTTCCCGGGGTGGATCAGCAGGCTTATGCGCCGGCGCTGGCGTTCTTCAAGCGGCACGGCTACGTTGCCGATCACGAACCGGTGTCGATGTCCGGATCGATCGTTGACTTCGATGAGGAGAAATATCGGCGGGAAGCTTATTCCGCCGGACAAGAGGTTGTGATTGAGGAATTGACGCCCGAAAGAGTGCCGCCATTTTTGGCATTCCTCTCCGAACATTTCAAAGGCGATTGGAATGCCGCGGCGCGATACAAACTCGGCACCGGCCGCCTCGCAGAGATTCTCATCGCAGTGCTGAACCAGGAGGTTGTCGGCTATTGCCAGTGGGAAGGCGAGCACTTCGGCCCGTTCGGTGTGCGGGAAGATATCCGTGGGATGAAGATTGGCGCCAAATTGTTTTGCGAAGCAGTGGTGCGAATCCGGCAAGCCGATGGTCGCACGGTCTGGTTCAATTGGGCCGACGAAGGCGCCGCGCGCTTTTACCGGCGCTTCGGACTCAGTGAAACGAGGAAATTTGCGATCCTGAAAAAGGACTTCTGA
- a CDS encoding sugar ABC transporter permease, with amino-acid sequence MNRKTRQTLTAYSFLSPALIFYAMVLIFPIGFSAYLAFHRWNMLTPPGSALAVGLSHFTYLLTLDDLFRAALRNTVIFALGTVALGMLLALLVALAINRMKSAPLWRFLFFVPMVITPVAIGIVWKYLYEPAYGLINSGLRLLHLPAQSWLSSAEQALPAIMLVAIWANLGGMIIVFEAGLKNIPAMYFDQARIDGANHWQQFRHVTLPLLKPTIAFLSITGMISAWQVFDLVFVMTRGATIAGGSAGSAPLESTIVVALHIYQTAFEYLRMGRASAMAFILFFVILTVTLLLLRLLRKGGIEET; translated from the coding sequence ATGAACCGAAAAACTCGACAGACGCTCACGGCTTACTCTTTTCTCTCGCCGGCGCTGATCTTCTACGCCATGGTTCTGATTTTTCCCATCGGCTTTTCCGCGTATCTCGCCTTTCATCGCTGGAATATGTTGACCCCGCCGGGTTCCGCGCTGGCCGTGGGCCTGAGCCATTTCACCTACCTGCTCACGCTCGATGATCTCTTTCGCGCAGCGTTGCGCAACACCGTGATCTTTGCGCTGGGAACGGTGGCGCTCGGCATGCTGCTCGCTCTGCTGGTGGCGCTGGCGATCAACCGCATGAAATCGGCGCCGCTCTGGCGTTTCCTCTTCTTTGTTCCCATGGTCATCACGCCGGTGGCCATCGGCATCGTCTGGAAATATCTCTATGAGCCGGCCTACGGCCTGATCAACAGCGGACTGCGACTACTGCATTTGCCGGCGCAATCGTGGCTGAGTAGCGCGGAACAAGCTCTGCCCGCGATCATGCTCGTCGCCATTTGGGCCAACCTGGGCGGCATGATCATCGTGTTCGAAGCCGGTTTGAAGAACATCCCGGCGATGTATTTCGACCAGGCCCGCATCGATGGCGCGAATCACTGGCAGCAATTTCGCCACGTCACCCTGCCGTTGCTCAAGCCCACCATCGCGTTCCTGTCGATCACCGGCATGATTTCCGCGTGGCAGGTGTTCGATTTGGTTTTTGTGATGACGCGTGGGGCGACCATCGCGGGCGGCTCCGCCGGCTCGGCGCCGCTGGAGAGCACAATTGTTGTGGCGCTGCACATCTATCAAACCGCCTTCGAATATCTGCGCATGGGCCGCGCCTCGGCGATGGCGTTCATTCTCTTTTTTGTGATCCTGACGGTCACCTTGCTGCTTTTGCGGCTTTTGAGAAAAGGTGGAATTGAAGAAACATAA
- a CDS encoding polysaccharide deacetylase family protein: MRIRPHAVPTWCCIVLLISSCLVGQEKAFTYDRGGIIRGDRTQKELALVFTGDSFADGGEHIRQTLARHHVKGSFFLTGNFYRNPAFQQLVKDLVADGHYLGAHSDAHLLYCPWENRDSLLVTRAEFEADLAANYREMEKFGITKARARYFLPPYEWYNEKVSTWANEWGVTLVNFTPGTRSNADYTYPEMAARYLSSEKIMESIWAYEKKDSAGLNGFILLIHIGTDPRRLDKFYLRLDELLAALHKKGYRCKRIDELLGL, from the coding sequence ATGCGCATTCGTCCGCATGCAGTTCCAACCTGGTGCTGCATTGTTCTGCTCATCAGTTCCTGCCTTGTTGGGCAAGAAAAGGCTTTCACGTACGACCGCGGCGGCATCATTCGCGGTGATCGCACGCAAAAAGAGTTGGCGCTTGTTTTCACCGGCGACAGTTTTGCCGACGGCGGCGAACATATTCGCCAAACATTGGCGCGGCATCACGTCAAAGGCTCTTTCTTTTTGACCGGCAATTTCTACCGCAATCCTGCTTTCCAGCAACTCGTCAAGGATTTGGTGGCGGACGGGCACTATCTCGGCGCACATTCGGATGCGCATCTGCTTTATTGCCCCTGGGAAAATCGTGACAGCCTGCTGGTCACTCGAGCAGAGTTCGAAGCCGATCTCGCGGCAAACTATCGCGAGATGGAGAAATTCGGCATCACCAAAGCGCGCGCCAGATATTTTCTTCCACCTTATGAATGGTACAACGAAAAAGTCAGCACATGGGCAAATGAATGGGGAGTGACTTTGGTGAACTTCACTCCCGGTACGCGCTCAAATGCGGATTACACGTATCCGGAGATGGCAGCGCGCTACCTCTCCAGTGAAAAAATTATGGAGAGTATTTGGGCATACGAGAAGAAAGACTCTGCGGGCTTGAACGGCTTCATCTTGTTGATTCACATTGGCACGGACCCCCGGCGTCTCGACAAATTCTATCTGCGCCTGGACGAATTGCTGGCCGCGCTGCACAAGAAAGGCTACCGCTGCAAGCGCATTGATGAATTGCTCGGTTTGTAG
- a CDS encoding cellulase family glycosylhydrolase, with protein sequence MRTKFFLLILLLAFGTVECQAQFVQARGKEIVDPAGQPLLLRGLGLGGWLVPEGYMLHVPGYGSPTSIRTLIEQLLGPADTAEFYRRYQANYVNEQDIRLIASWGCNSIRLPFTYQLLSPKDQPDVFLEEGFQVLDSLITWCKRAGLYVILDLHCAPGGQNSLNISDSDGTARLWTEPANQDRTVAIWRQIAARYANEPWVAGYDLLNEPVMPSGFTNLDLRNLYRRIAVAIREVDANHLLFIEGGNFATDFTDLAPPLFYGSNVAYSFHKYWNETTRPTIQSYLNLRDNWNVPLWMGEAGENSNPWFYETIKLLEENNVGWCWWTHKKIQTTTSPLSAPFAPGYQTVLDYWNGRAGKPSLDLARAALFGMAANLALENCVPRPDVLRALFDREFNSRLKPYASHRLPGKISCAEFDFGNAGLAYQDQDFKKTRWDVDQPWNSGREFRNDGVDLEASKDAQGATYGIGWIADGEWVKYSVTVQQAGIYEVNLRIAGPNGGGLLKLLRNGQELVPATAVPRTSGWYDWATLRVPNVSLPAGEQVLTLFFVRAGFNINQMEFVLKTPAAVQEAPGGALIEDLHLLQNYPNPLRFAGNQAGVAAGGTATTIAFSLPADAQVSLNIYNLSGQEVSTLSRGLLRAGRHTVVWNGRDRSGNAVPAGLYVYALQAETHSLSRKLLVLP encoded by the coding sequence ATGCGCACAAAATTTTTCCTGCTCATCCTTCTGCTCGCCTTCGGCACGGTGGAGTGCCAAGCCCAGTTCGTGCAGGCGCGCGGCAAGGAAATCGTCGATCCCGCCGGCCAGCCGCTGCTGCTGCGCGGCCTGGGCTTGGGCGGCTGGCTCGTGCCTGAAGGTTACATGCTGCACGTGCCCGGCTACGGCTCGCCCACTTCGATCCGCACGCTTATCGAGCAATTGCTGGGGCCGGCTGATACCGCCGAATTCTACCGCCGCTATCAGGCCAACTATGTCAACGAGCAGGATATCCGCCTGATTGCAAGCTGGGGCTGCAACAGCATCCGTTTGCCCTTCACTTATCAACTGCTTTCGCCCAAAGATCAGCCGGACGTCTTTTTGGAAGAAGGCTTTCAGGTGCTCGATTCGCTCATCACCTGGTGCAAGCGCGCCGGCCTCTACGTGATTCTCGACCTGCACTGCGCGCCGGGCGGCCAGAATTCCCTCAACATCAGCGACAGCGACGGCACCGCCAGGTTGTGGACCGAACCGGCGAATCAGGATCGCACCGTGGCCATTTGGCGGCAAATCGCGGCGCGCTATGCCAACGAGCCGTGGGTCGCCGGCTATGATTTGCTCAACGAGCCGGTGATGCCCTCGGGCTTCACCAACCTCGATTTGCGCAATCTCTACCGCCGCATTGCGGTGGCGATCCGCGAAGTGGATGCCAACCATCTGCTCTTTATCGAGGGCGGCAATTTTGCGACGGATTTCACCGACCTCGCGCCGCCGCTGTTCTACGGCAGCAACGTGGCCTACAGCTTTCACAAATACTGGAATGAAACCACGCGGCCGACCATTCAATCCTATCTGAATTTGCGCGACAACTGGAATGTGCCGTTGTGGATGGGTGAAGCGGGTGAGAATTCCAATCCGTGGTTTTATGAGACCATCAAGCTGCTGGAGGAGAACAACGTCGGCTGGTGCTGGTGGACGCACAAGAAAATTCAAACCACCACCAGTCCGCTCTCCGCTCCGTTTGCTCCGGGTTATCAAACCGTGCTCGATTACTGGAACGGCAGGGCGGGAAAGCCCAGCCTGGATTTGGCGCGCGCGGCGCTGTTCGGCATGGCCGCGAATTTGGCGCTGGAGAATTGCGTGCCCCGGCCGGATGTTTTGCGGGCGCTTTTTGATCGCGAGTTCAACAGCCGCCTCAAGCCCTACGCCTCCCACCGCCTGCCCGGCAAGATTTCCTGCGCCGAGTTTGATTTTGGCAACGCCGGCCTGGCTTATCAGGATCAAGACTTCAAAAAGACGCGCTGGGATGTTGATCAACCCTGGAACAGCGGCAGGGAATTCCGCAACGACGGCGTCGATCTCGAAGCCAGCAAAGACGCCCAGGGCGCGACCTACGGCATTGGCTGGATTGCCGACGGGGAGTGGGTGAAGTACTCCGTCACGGTGCAGCAAGCCGGCATTTACGAGGTGAATCTTCGTATCGCCGGCCCGAACGGCGGCGGCCTGCTCAAGCTGCTGCGTAACGGCCAGGAGCTTGTTCCCGCCACCGCGGTGCCGCGCACGTCCGGCTGGTACGATTGGGCGACACTGCGCGTGCCGAATGTCTCGCTGCCGGCGGGGGAGCAGGTGTTGACGCTGTTCTTTGTGCGGGCCGGTTTCAATATCAATCAAATGGAATTTGTGTTGAAAACGCCTGCAGCGGTGCAAGAGGCGCCGGGCGGCGCCCTCATTGAGGATTTGCACTTGCTGCAAAACTATCCCAATCCGTTGCGATTTGCCGGCAATCAAGCCGGCGTTGCCGCCGGCGGAACAGCAACCACCATCGCGTTCTCGCTGCCCGCGGATGCGCAAGTGAGTCTGAACATCTACAATCTCAGCGGCCAGGAGGTGAGCACGCTCAGCCGCGGGTTGTTGCGCGCCGGCCGGCACACGGTGGTGTGGAATGGCCGTGATCGCAGCGGCAACGCCGTGCCCGCCGGCCTCTATGTCTATGCTTTGCAGGCGGAGACACACAGCCTGTCACGCAAATTGCTCGTGCTGCCTTAG
- a CDS encoding CsgG/HfaB family protein, translated as MRPLHESSLILVAALCLAFRFAFAQNPPAGTRAPAPAPADSTVLTVAVLDFQNNSGLFNLDLLEKNVPEMLQTELSRPGSGLLVVERQKLEMILQEQALGQTGVIDQPTAQAVGQLAGAQYLLTGEISMAGARLRIDCHILKVATGQVRGEKVVGSDRRASAEMVRLLASNILHNLTGAGQYRESVRLKRYPAAWLALAAGLTAAATGVTHGISRAAYQKYQAATTLADLEKHYNRAGDYRKARNATAVVTGALALASVHFWLKNHADHNRIFAAAPAAEEQHTPRLALLAGNATIRLAVAFHF; from the coding sequence ATGCGTCCGCTGCACGAGTCGAGTCTCATCCTTGTCGCTGCCCTCTGCCTGGCATTTCGCTTTGCCTTCGCCCAAAATCCACCGGCCGGCACGCGCGCGCCGGCCCCTGCCCCTGCAGATTCCACTGTTCTCACCGTCGCCGTTTTGGATTTCCAGAACAACAGCGGCTTGTTCAATCTCGACCTATTGGAAAAGAATGTACCGGAGATGTTGCAGACCGAGCTCTCGCGTCCCGGCTCCGGCCTCCTGGTGGTGGAACGCCAAAAACTGGAAATGATCCTGCAAGAACAGGCTTTGGGCCAAACCGGCGTCATTGATCAACCAACCGCGCAGGCAGTGGGACAACTGGCGGGCGCACAATATCTGTTGACCGGCGAGATCAGTATGGCCGGTGCGCGCTTGCGCATTGATTGCCACATTCTCAAAGTTGCTACCGGCCAGGTGCGCGGAGAGAAGGTCGTGGGCAGCGATCGTCGTGCCAGCGCGGAGATGGTGCGTTTGCTCGCCTCCAACATTTTGCACAATTTGACCGGCGCAGGACAATACCGCGAGAGCGTGCGGCTGAAGCGTTATCCCGCCGCGTGGTTGGCGCTGGCTGCCGGCCTGACTGCGGCTGCCACGGGCGTCACTCACGGCATTTCGCGCGCGGCTTATCAGAAATACCAGGCTGCCACGACGCTGGCTGATTTGGAAAAGCATTACAACCGCGCCGGCGATTATCGCAAAGCCCGCAACGCCACAGCAGTGGTCACGGGCGCGCTGGCGCTGGCGAGTGTGCATTTCTGGTTGAAGAACCATGCGGACCACAACCGCATTTTCGCGGCGGCGCCAGCGGCAGAGGAGCAGCACACACCCCGGCTTGCTTTGCTGGCCGGCAACGCCACCATCCGTCTCGCCGTTGCCTTTCACTTTTAG
- a CDS encoding Ig-like domain-containing protein gives MKTRILSLLKAGALVWLALGAFPGCEELGKLIDSNQPPVIDRIVALRPSLAPADTTTIKVEAHDPEGGPLAISWSAAAGILSATSGGNTRWTAPAAAGSYRIAVKVRDDKEEEAEASVTVTVVAVERPLVKIVSPLPEAFIPGLGTVVIEAQASHPNGIERVEFRVGNTLLGVDNSPPYQQLWRVEGLSGPAEISASAFRALTPGAPGVDSVQVSIEGATRL, from the coding sequence ATGAAGACGAGAATCCTCTCTCTGCTGAAAGCCGGAGCACTGGTTTGGCTGGCGCTCGGCGCTTTCCCGGGATGTGAAGAGCTGGGCAAGCTGATCGACAGCAATCAACCGCCCGTGATCGATCGGATTGTGGCCCTGCGCCCATCGCTTGCTCCGGCGGACACCACGACGATCAAAGTCGAAGCGCATGATCCGGAAGGCGGCCCGCTTGCCATAAGCTGGAGCGCTGCGGCCGGCATTCTCTCTGCCACCTCCGGCGGCAACACACGCTGGACCGCACCAGCCGCGGCGGGATCCTATCGCATCGCCGTGAAGGTCCGCGATGACAAAGAGGAAGAAGCGGAAGCCTCGGTGACGGTGACGGTGGTTGCGGTCGAGCGGCCGTTGGTCAAAATCGTCAGCCCGTTGCCCGAGGCTTTCATTCCCGGACTCGGCACGGTGGTGATCGAGGCGCAGGCCAGCCATCCCAACGGCATCGAACGCGTGGAGTTTCGCGTGGGCAACACACTGTTGGGCGTGGACAATTCGCCGCCCTATCAGCAGCTTTGGCGGGTGGAAGGCCTCTCCGGGCCGGCTGAGATATCTGCCAGCGCCTTCCGTGCGCTCACGCCGGGAGCACCGGGCGTAGATTCGGTGCAAGTGAGCATCGAAGGCGCCACGCGGCTGTAG
- a CDS encoding carbohydrate ABC transporter permease, which yields MKHVALSLGALLILTPMLWLFVSSLKTTPEIIARPPVWLPGVPQWHNYLRVFAEIPMLSYYVNSLLVAGSVSLIVLLTSSLAGYALGKFKFPGRDLIFKGILATMMIPSILFIIPMYYLMLRVPFAGGNDFAGLGGSGFLHSHLSLIFPFVVSAWGIFLLRQFFMSVPDDLLSAARIDGCSEFRIYWQVALPHAKPALATLAIFTFVGQWNSFLWPLVITTSAPELTTVPVGLQMLQVAFNPSINLHLIFAGIVLGTVPAVILFLLLQRYYVQGITLTGLKE from the coding sequence ATGAAACACGTCGCTCTCAGCCTCGGCGCCTTGTTGATCTTGACGCCGATGCTGTGGCTGTTCGTCTCCTCGCTGAAGACGACGCCGGAAATCATCGCGCGGCCGCCGGTGTGGCTGCCCGGCGTTCCGCAATGGCACAACTACCTGCGCGTGTTTGCGGAGATTCCGATGCTGAGCTACTATGTCAACAGCCTGCTGGTTGCCGGCAGCGTCAGCCTCATCGTCCTGCTCACCAGCTCGCTAGCCGGCTATGCCCTGGGCAAATTCAAGTTTCCCGGCAGAGACCTGATCTTCAAGGGCATCCTGGCAACGATGATGATTCCCTCGATTCTCTTCATCATTCCGATGTACTACCTCATGCTGCGTGTGCCGTTCGCCGGCGGCAATGACTTCGCGGGTTTGGGCGGCTCGGGATTTTTGCATTCACACCTGTCGCTCATTTTTCCTTTTGTCGTGAGCGCCTGGGGAATTTTTCTGCTGCGGCAATTTTTCATGAGCGTGCCTGACGATCTCCTGTCCGCGGCACGCATCGACGGCTGTTCGGAATTTCGCATCTACTGGCAAGTCGCGTTGCCGCATGCCAAACCGGCTCTGGCCACGCTGGCTATTTTCACTTTTGTCGGCCAGTGGAATAGTTTTCTTTGGCCGCTGGTCATCACCACTTCCGCGCCCGAGTTGACCACGGTGCCGGTCGGCTTGCAAATGCTGCAAGTCGCCTTCAATCCTTCGATCAATTTGCATTTGATCTTTGCGGGCATCGTGCTGGGCACTGTTCCGGCCGTGATTCTCTTTCTGTTGTTGCAGCGCTATTACGTCCAAGGCATTACCTTGACGGGGTTGAAAGAATAG
- a CDS encoding T9SS type A sorting domain-containing protein, which produces MRSYHAVLRACLPLFFLFPVHSSSQSGEVYLVLGSDTAIWEGMNTNRYHCTYNLSLFTDPARNAYQVMNPALRARFVDSYGQPMKLTWWMMAGNIFRHATNTNVPVPNTMTLYLMKKYHGENVLQNGDELSLHYHTFAWTDYDGDGTYWWNQALGFNECRDDFDFTLAQYLLEENVFPVSFRSGWHYMDNDWQHRLDELLPYSLHNDYPNVRRDTTEPLDNTFDWSQASAEFVPFRPSPENYQLPGNGPGWNVRSDYFTAVQNHGLLDSIFAKAGRGIDQVVCLWAHLPETDFLQNLEIINSLAHQAAQRYPDVKFRYCTAIEAMQRWRKSQDAVAPQVAFHEEADGDQVGFTIASDEPIFQRTPFVAVKDTYERYLVVPCEAVGTNTWRTTASFARSTLAKAGVALCDTMGNQTTRFINFLPDDIYVDNRDDGFAELRGNWTTTSIAAWGIDSRVATVAPRDSAAVKWSAALAQPCRYNLFVQVPPVQNPAANIEFTVRQQAQEIGIVRFSEPLPSGQWLYLRTIFLNGAGVLEIEMKAVGDAQSARTIAADVVKISALVRDRDVHVTPNFVDLGPVSAEDTVAFEITATNRGVGDLTVHGISSIQQRSFVFAEFPAVIPAMASQSFAMRFHSSDLGGNLDTLLLTSDDPVRPQLTIPVAAEVQPYFVIVDNEEAAQYHETGDWRYSVAQAYGQTSRYAFLSQRPFASARFTTTVKKSGFYDVFEIVPTTVNASNYALYEIKTPNAPMDSVYLDQNEGSGDWILLGRYQLPAGAVIEVKVSDTGASTAGDVLRADAIKVALFQEISSVDELAAGDVPADFELLQNYPNPFNPATTIEYHIPQTAQVQLAIFDAMGKRVRNLVEAQQQPGRHRIAWDARNEAGAPVASGVYFYRMRAGEFVDQKKMILLQ; this is translated from the coding sequence ATGCGAAGTTATCATGCTGTCTTGCGTGCTTGCCTGCCGCTGTTCTTCCTGTTCCCCGTTCACAGTTCATCTCAATCCGGCGAAGTCTATCTCGTGCTCGGCTCAGACACCGCGATTTGGGAGGGCATGAATACCAACCGCTATCATTGCACCTACAATCTCAGTCTTTTCACTGATCCCGCCCGCAATGCTTATCAAGTGATGAATCCCGCGTTGCGCGCCCGATTTGTGGATTCCTACGGCCAGCCGATGAAACTCACCTGGTGGATGATGGCCGGCAACATCTTTCGCCATGCCACCAACACCAACGTGCCGGTGCCCAACACCATGACGCTGTACTTGATGAAAAAGTATCACGGTGAAAATGTCCTGCAAAACGGCGATGAACTGTCGCTGCATTATCATACCTTCGCCTGGACCGATTATGATGGCGACGGCACGTATTGGTGGAATCAAGCGTTGGGCTTCAACGAATGCCGCGACGATTTCGACTTCACGCTGGCGCAATACCTGCTCGAAGAAAATGTCTTTCCGGTTTCCTTTCGCAGCGGCTGGCATTACATGGACAATGACTGGCAGCACCGGCTCGACGAGTTGCTGCCGTACAGTTTGCACAATGATTATCCCAACGTGCGCAGAGATACCACTGAGCCGCTCGACAATACGTTCGACTGGTCGCAAGCGTCTGCGGAGTTTGTGCCTTTTCGCCCCTCGCCTGAAAATTACCAGCTTCCCGGCAACGGCCCGGGCTGGAATGTGCGTTCCGATTACTTCACGGCCGTGCAAAATCACGGCCTGCTCGATTCGATATTTGCGAAGGCCGGGCGTGGTATAGATCAAGTCGTTTGTTTGTGGGCGCATCTGCCGGAAACGGATTTTTTGCAAAACCTCGAGATCATCAACAGCCTGGCGCATCAGGCAGCGCAGCGCTATCCCGATGTCAAATTCCGCTATTGCACCGCGATTGAAGCCATGCAACGCTGGCGCAAATCCCAGGACGCTGTTGCTCCGCAGGTGGCCTTTCACGAGGAAGCAGACGGCGATCAGGTGGGATTCACCATTGCTAGCGATGAACCTATTTTTCAACGCACGCCCTTCGTCGCAGTGAAGGACACCTATGAGAGATATCTCGTCGTTCCCTGTGAAGCAGTGGGGACAAACACATGGCGAACCACCGCGTCGTTTGCGCGCAGCACTTTGGCAAAAGCCGGCGTCGCGCTGTGCGACACCATGGGCAATCAAACGACGCGCTTCATCAACTTCTTGCCGGATGACATTTACGTTGATAATCGCGACGACGGTTTTGCGGAGCTGCGCGGCAATTGGACAACCACCAGCATCGCAGCGTGGGGAATTGACAGCCGCGTCGCTACCGTGGCGCCGCGTGATTCGGCGGCCGTAAAGTGGAGCGCCGCGCTGGCGCAGCCGTGCCGATACAATCTCTTCGTGCAAGTCCCGCCGGTGCAAAATCCTGCTGCCAATATCGAATTCACCGTTCGCCAGCAAGCGCAGGAAATCGGCATCGTACGATTCTCCGAGCCGCTGCCTTCGGGCCAATGGCTCTATCTCCGCACCATTTTTCTGAATGGCGCCGGCGTACTGGAAATTGAAATGAAAGCCGTCGGCGACGCCCAATCTGCTCGGACGATCGCTGCCGATGTGGTGAAGATTTCGGCGCTGGTTCGAGATCGTGATGTGCACGTGACGCCGAATTTCGTGGATCTGGGCCCGGTCAGCGCAGAAGACACGGTCGCATTCGAAATCACCGCCACCAATCGCGGCGTTGGCGATCTTACCGTGCATGGCATCTCTTCCATTCAACAGAGATCATTTGTCTTTGCGGAATTTCCGGCGGTGATTCCCGCAATGGCGAGCCAGTCCTTTGCCATGCGCTTTCATTCCTCTGATTTGGGCGGTAACCTCGACACGCTGTTGCTCACCAGCGACGATCCCGTGCGGCCGCAATTGACGATTCCGGTCGCCGCCGAGGTTCAGCCCTATTTTGTCATCGTGGACAACGAAGAGGCTGCGCAATACCATGAAACCGGTGATTGGCGCTACAGCGTTGCGCAAGCATACGGCCAGACCAGCCGCTATGCTTTTCTCTCGCAAAGGCCGTTTGCCAGCGCGCGTTTCACCACGACGGTCAAGAAATCGGGATTCTATGATGTCTTTGAAATCGTCCCGACTACTGTCAACGCCTCCAATTACGCACTTTATGAGATCAAAACTCCCAACGCGCCAATGGACTCGGTCTACCTCGATCAGAATGAGGGCAGCGGTGATTGGATTTTGCTGGGCCGCTATCAATTGCCGGCTGGTGCGGTGATCGAAGTGAAAGTCAGCGACACCGGCGCAAGCACGGCCGGAGATGTGTTGCGCGCCGATGCGATCAAGGTTGCGCTCTTTCAAGAAATCTCCTCTGTGGATGAGCTTGCTGCTGGCGATGTACCTGCAGATTTTGAACTGTTGCAGAATTACCCCAATCCCTTCAATCCCGCAACAACGATTGAATACCATATTCCTCAAACTGCCCAGGTTCAACTCGCGATCTTCGATGCCATGGGCAAACGCGTACGCAATCTCGTCGAGGCGCAACAGCAACCGGGGCGACATCGAATTGCCTGGGACGCGCGCAACGAGGCCGGCGCGCCGGTGGCCTCCGGCGTCTATTTCTACCGCATGCGGGCAGGAGAGTTTGTCGACCAGAAGAAAATGATCTTGTTGCAGTAG